The Candidatus Eremiobacteraceae bacterium genome segment CCCAATAGCGGCGTTGGCGTTGTTCATCATCGGCGTCGCGCCGCTCCCGGTGACGGCGCTAGCGGTCATCGCCCCGATGAGCGTTCTCGCGATTTCGCTCGGCGTACGCAACCCGGCGTGGGGCCACGTCGCTATCAAGGGTCTCTTGATCGGCCTTGCCGGCGTGACGACGTACGATCTCTTCCGCATGCCGCTCGTTCAAATCGGCCTGTGGCCCGACTTCATCCCACGCATCGGCGGCTGGCTTGTGCTTTCCGACACCCCGAATGCAGCCGTCGGCTACGTGTATCGCTACCTAGGAGACGGCGCTGGTATGGGAATGTCGTTCGTCGCCGCCTACTCGCTCGCCCGGGGGAAACTACCCGCTATCGCAACGGCGACCGCATTCGGCGTAGGCATTTGGTTATGCCTTATCGCTACCCTGATCATCGCGCCACACGGCCAGGAGCTGATGTTCCGCATCACGCCGACGAGCCTTGCGCTCTCTCTTATCGGTCATGTCATCTACGGAGCGACGATTGGCTATCTCGTCTTTCGTTTCGATTCAGCCATCTACGCCGACGCTACTCTCGCAGTACTTGATGGACGAATGAGATGGCGATCGATCCCTCGCCTACGGCAGACGCAACGCGCTTGATGCTTCCACCTCGCACATCGCCCACCGCGAGGACTCCGGGCAAACTCGTCTCGAGCAAGAACGGCGTGCGAGTAAGCGGCCAGCGAGCAGAGCTCAACTCTTCCGGTGATAGATCGGAGCCGGTTTTTATGAAGCCCTTCGCATCAAGAACGACGCAGTTGTCAAGCCACTTCGTGTTCGGCACGCCGCCCATCATCAAGAAGACGTGTCGAATGGCGTGTTCTTCCACATCGCCGGTCTGATTGTTGCGCCACCGCACCGATTCGAGATGGTCCTGGCCCTCAAGAGCCACGATTTCCGTGTACGGCGTCAATACGATCGAAGGCGTTTCTTCGATGCGGCGGCTCAAGTAGCGTGACATGGTAGCCGTCAAGCCTTCTGACCGGACGATCAAGTAGACGCGTTTGGTCGTTTGCGCAAGGAAGATGGCGGCTTGCCCTGCGGCGTTTCCGCCCCCGACGACGATCGCTTCATCACCCGCGCAGAGCTGGGCCTCGACGAACGTCGCGCCGTAATAGATCCCCGCACCCTCGAAGCGCGATAGATTGTTCAAGACGAGTTTTCTGTATTCGACGCCGGTCGCGATCACGACGCTGCGCGCCTGGATGCGAGCACCGTTATCCACCTCGACGACGTGCAGCCGATGATCGCAGTTGAGTCGCGTTCCCGTGGCCATGAGCATTTCCGCGCCGAATTTTTCCGCCTGGTTGTACGCCCGCGCGGCGAGCTCCTGACCAGAGATGCCCGTAGGAAATCCTAAGTAGTTCTCGATCCGTGAGCTTGAACCGGCCTGGCCGCCGGGCGAGGTGGTCTCCAGCACGAGCACATCAAGCCCTTCTGAGGCGGCATACACCGCGGCTGCCAGTCCGCCGGGGCCGGCGCAGATAACGACAAGATCGCGCGTGCGCGTTTGGTTGACGAGTAGGTTGAAGCCGAGGCATTCCGCCAATCGCTGATTGGTCGGATTACGCAGCACGTTTTGACCGCGGCAGATCACCACCGGTATGTCGCTCGCCGCGACGTGGAAGCCGGCCAACATCTTCTCGACGTCGGGGTCCCGCTCGAGATCTATGTACGAGTACGGATGAGCGTTGCGCATCAAGAATTCTTTGATCTTCAGCGTCTCGGCCGAATGCGTCGAACCGATGAGGACGACGTCTCCCACGCCTGCCGCTACCAGGCCCGCCCTGCGCAGAAGAAAGGCGCGCATCAAGATCTCACCAAGCTCCTCATCAGTTTGGATGAGGCCGAGCAACTGC includes the following:
- a CDS encoding FAD-dependent oxidoreductase gives rise to the protein MADRTSPIPLTTSRYEDVFPTLTPAQLGRVTAHGLTRAVRSGDVLIEQGDAGVPFFAVVSGELESVRPSATGDTLVAVSGPGQFMGEVNTVSGRSTLFRVRVSKPGDVIELDHQQLLGLIQTDEELGEILMRAFLLRRAGLVAAGVGDVVLIGSTHSAETLKIKEFLMRNAHPYSYIDLERDPDVEKMLAGFHVAASDIPVVICRGQNVLRNPTNQRLAECLGFNLLVNQTRTRDLVVICAGPGGLAAAVYAASEGLDVLVLETTSPGGQAGSSSRIENYLGFPTGISGQELAARAYNQAEKFGAEMLMATGTRLNCDHRLHVVEVDNGARIQARSVVIATGVEYRKLVLNNLSRFEGAGIYYGATFVEAQLCAGDEAIVVGGGNAAGQAAIFLAQTTKRVYLIVRSEGLTATMSRYLSRRIEETPSIVLTPYTEIVALEGQDHLESVRWRNNQTGDVEEHAIRHVFLMMGGVPNTKWLDNCVVLDAKGFIKTGSDLSPEELSSARWPLTRTPFLLETSLPGVLAVGDVRGGSIKRVASAVGEGSIAISFVHQVLRE